The Amphiura filiformis chromosome 6, Afil_fr2py, whole genome shotgun sequence genome segment AAGAGAAGATGAAAGAATTAAACTTAACTCACCAGTGTAACAAGAGGATATGGACGTTGTCCATAATAATCATCATAATAAGGTGTTGCGGGTAAAATAGGTGGTCTCACAAACACACACCAACAACAAAGGAATAACAATGAGATGACGATCACCAAGAATACGATGACCCCAACAACTATCCCCGCTATTGCACCATCATTGAGATTTGCTGTGGGTGTAAAGGCAGAACA includes the following:
- the LOC140155378 gene encoding uncharacterized protein isoform X2, whose protein sequence is MMNPTVILLALVAISITPVAAQANLNDGAIAGIVVGVIVFLVIVISLLFLCCWCVFVRPPILPATPYYDDYYGQRPYPLVTLGPPIIRPEPYPGAPCGPSFGAPRRIGYY